From the genome of Labedella gwakjiensis:
TGCGCGCGTCGGCGACGGCCGCGTCACGGAACCGCGAGACGATCGTCTCGCCGATCGACCGGGCGCGCTCGACGAGCCCGTCCTCCTCGTACGTCTCGATGGCCGCGAGGGCCGCGGCGCACGCGAGTGGATTGCCGCCGTAGGTGCCGCCGAGCCCACCGGCGTGGGGCGCGTCCATGATCTCGGCACGACCCGTGACCGCGGACAGCGGGAGTCCGCCCGCGATGCCCTTCGCCGTGACGACGAGGTCGGGGACGATGCCCTCGTGCTCCGAGGCGAACATGTGGCCGGTGCGGGCGAAGCCCGTCTGCACCTCGTCCGCGATGAAGACGACGCCGTTCGCGCGAGCCCACTCGACGAGAGCCGGCAGGAAGCCCTCGGCGGGGACGACGAATCCCCCCTCGCCCTGGATCGGCTCGATGATGATCGCTGCGAGGTTGTCCGCGCCGATCTGCTTCTCGATGAGCGAGATCGCCCGCTTCGCCGCCTCGGCACCGGAGAGGCCGTCGCGGAACGGATAGGACATCGGCGCGCGGTAGATCTCCGACGCGAACGGGCCGAAGCCGCTCTTGTACGGCATCGACTTGGCCGTGAGCGCCATCGTGAGGTTGGTGCGCCCGTGGTACGCGTGGTCGAAAGCGACCACGGCCTGCCGCTTCGTGTACGAGCGGGCGATCTTCACGGCGTTCTCGACCGCCTCGGCGCCGGAGTTGAAGAGGGCGCTGCGCTTGTCGTGGTCGCCGGGGGTCAGGCGGTTGAGCGCCTCGGCGACGCCGACGTAGGAGTCGTACGGGGTGATCATGAAGCACGTGTGCGTGAAGTCGGCGACCTGCTGCTGCACGGCCTCGACGACGCGGGGTGCACTGTTGCCCACACCCGTCACGGCGATGCCCGAGCCGAGGTCGATGAGCGAGTTGCCGTCGACGTCCACGATCACGCCGCCGCCGGCGCGGGCCGCGAAGACGGGCATCGTCGTTCCGACGGCTGAGGAGACCGCGGCGAGCTTGCGCT
Proteins encoded in this window:
- the gabT gene encoding 4-aminobutyrate--2-oxoglutarate transaminase; the protein is MAIDTATTGTIGSALERDELAQERRIVTELPGPRSRELMERKLAAVSSAVGTTMPVFAARAGGGVIVDVDGNSLIDLGSGIAVTGVGNSAPRVVEAVQQQVADFTHTCFMITPYDSYVGVAEALNRLTPGDHDKRSALFNSGAEAVENAVKIARSYTKRQAVVAFDHAYHGRTNLTMALTAKSMPYKSGFGPFASEIYRAPMSYPFRDGLSGAEAAKRAISLIEKQIGADNLAAIIIEPIQGEGGFVVPAEGFLPALVEWARANGVVFIADEVQTGFARTGHMFASEHEGIVPDLVVTAKGIAGGLPLSAVTGRAEIMDAPHAGGLGGTYGGNPLACAAALAAIETYEEDGLVERARSIGETIVSRFRDAAVADARIGDVRGRGAMIAIEFVDPETNEPDAALTGRIAKAAHAEGVVVLTCGTYGNVIRFLPPLTIPDALLDEGLDVVLQALAAS